In Chloroflexota bacterium, the genomic stretch TTTCGCACGACGCGCTTTCCCCAGACCCTTGATATCCGTAGGGCGGCTTTCCATAGACGCCGCGGGCCGGGGGCAGGTATGGGAACCTGCCCTATTGTTCCCCATTCGTGCGGATTGGCGTGATTCGCGGTTACAGGGTGCCATCCACGAATAACACGAATCCACGCGAATGGAAAAGAGAATAGACCCCAAGGATCTCGGAGACCCTTAGGGTCTTCATGCGCGGGGCTTGACCTCACCTATCCCCACCCCGGCCCTCCCCTTTCCTCTCCGCTGGCGGAGAGGAAAGGGGAGGGTGTGGGAGGGGTTAGGTGAGGTTGGACATGCGAGCCACGCACGGATAGCGTAGCCCAAACACGTAGGGCGGCTTTCCATAGCCGCCGCAGGCGAGGGGCAGGTATCCAAGGCGCGCCGCACTTCCGAAGTGCCTCGCACTTTGGTCGCCCAAACAAGACGGAACCGAATCGTAGAGCGACGCGCAAACAAGCCAAGACCCCAGCCTTGACAAGGGGTTGGCGGGATTGTATGATAAGGCCAGGGCAGTGTAACGGGATCCAGCAGGAGGCGCGGATGGCAAGAGCGTTCAACGTGATTATAGAGCGAGACTCCGAAGGCTACTATGTGGCCTCGGTTCCGGAACTGCGGGGGTGCCACACCCAGGCGAAGTCTCTGGACACCCTGATGAAGCGGATCCGAGAAGCCATTGAACTGTGCCTGGAGGTAGAGGGGCAGGAAATGGAGCCTCGTGAATTCGTGGGAGTGCAGAGGCTGCTGGTAGAGATATGAAGAGACTCCCGCGAATCACAGGGCAGAGGCTCATCGCCGCGCTGCTCAAGGCAGGCTTCCAAGTAGTCCGTGTGAAAGGAAGCCATCATTTCTTGCGGCACCCCGACGGGCGCAGCACGGTTGTACCTGTCCATCGCGGTGAGGTGATCGGGCCAGGGCTGATGTCCCAGATTCTGCGGGACTGCGAGATGACCCCAGAGCAGTTGACTGAACTTCTGTAGAAGGGTGCGGCGCGGCCCGCTCCTGCGCGCTTCCACCAGACCCTTGAGGGCTTGGCGCCCTCAAGGGTCTGATGTTTTCGTACCTACTTGGCCTTGAGCATCTTCAACTGCGCGAAATCATCGGGGCCGAGTTTGTCCATGTTCGTCTCGGTGCTCGGCGTGTAGGCGCTGAGCATCTCCTCCTGGGTCGGCTTGGCGTCGGCAGGCCACACCACGTCCATGATGCGCGTGTGGTTGGTGTCCTGCGGGCCGCCGCCGAAGCGCCACTGCTCGGCCTTCGGGTTCACGTCGCGAATGCGCCATACGCCCGTGGCCGGGTACCCCTCCTGCCCGCAGACCACGGCCAGGAACGCCCAGTTCTGCGGGTCATCGCCCAGGATGTCTTTCGGAACGCGGATGGTAACCTTGCGCTGGGCCGGGTCGGCCAGAATCTGGAACTGCGCCCCGTCTATCTTCTCCGGCTTGCCGTCCGCGCCCGCCTTGTAGATGCCGGGCGTCCAGCCCTCGGCCCAGATGACGAAGTCCCACGCCTCGTCGGCAGAGACCGCGGCGTTGCGTCCCGGCAGCAGCAGCCTCGCGCCCGAGCCGGCCTTGCCGTCCTTGTCCACGTAGATGTCAAAGGTCTGCACCGACAGGCCGTTGGGCGAGCCCCAGACGTTCTCCACCGGCCCGTTCATCTCAAACTTGAACACAACGTTGTTATCGTCGTACCCCACCATGAACTTCTTGATGTCAAAGGCGCCCGGCCCGAACACGGGGTCGGTGGCGTAGGTGTAGGTTCCGGGGCCGTGGTCGTCGCCGACGGGGTCTTCCACCTCCAGCACATTCGTTACCAGCCCCAGGTCGGGCACGACAACCTTCGCCACGCCCTCGGACGGCACAATCTGCGCGTCGGCGCCGTTGAGGGCCACGACCACGCGGAAGTTGATGACATCGCCGGCGTCAAACTTGCCCAGCAGGTCGTATGGGACGGCGATTTCCAGCACGCCGCCCTGGCTGGCGAGGGTCGTCAGGTCTTTGGGCGACTCCCACGTGTTGTCGCCCTTCGCCCTGGCCAGGGTGCCCGCCAGTTGGCCGTCCTTGAAGTGCGCCGCCAGTTCGTAGGCCGCGCCGAACCCCAGAAGCGTGCGCGGCTCCTGCTTCGCGCCGTAGCGCGAGAAACTGTTGAACGCAGCGGCCCCCGGCGCCGAAAGGTAGATGCCCACATACGTGTCCGGACTCAGCGAGGCCCAATCGGCCTTCGCGTCCAGGCGGATGTAGATGTTCTTGGCGTCAAACCCGTAGTAGAGGTCGGTGATGACATCGTTGGCGCGCGCCATGGCCCCGGCCACGACGGCGTAGTAGCCCGCGGTGGCCCATTCCTCCTTGCCCGCCTTGCCGTCCACCAGCGGCGTGAACAGGCCTTCCACCGCCTTCGTGGGCGGCTGGGGCGGCTTGGCGATGATGGGCACGTACAGGAAGTCGGGCGGCGTCGCGTCCACGGCGTTGTACACGTCCATGAGCGTGCGGCGGAACATCTCGTCAAACCCCGCATCGTCGCCGCTGCTCTGGTCCGCGCCGTACCACCAGAACCAGTCGGAACCTTCGGCGGCGTACATGAAGTCCAGCGCCCGCGCCAGTTTCTCCGGCGTCGTCTGGCGGATGCCGCTGATGTACTTCTGCAGGTCGGCGCGCACCTTGCCCAGGTAATCCCAGGCGAGGTTCTCCTCCTCTTCGCCGATCCACGTGGTGAAGTCGGCGCTGATCCACGACCCCGCCCACAGTTTTTCAATCTTGCGCTGGTCGGGGTACATCTTCATGTACTCCGACGGCGTAACGGTCTTGATGTCCTTCGCCTCGCTCAGGAGTTGGTACAGGGTGTGCAGGAACTCCTTGCCGTCGTTGGGATAGTACTCCCATGCGTTTTCGCCGTCCAGGATGACCGTTACCAGGTGCGGGCCGGGCTTGCCCTCCTCTTTCAGGCGTGACGCAATGTTGCGCAGGCGGTTCATGAAGTCCTGCGCGGCGGCCTTGCCCGACGACCCCGAGTAGGTGAAGCCCACCTTGTCCGAGATGACCACGTCGCGGAACACCATGAGCACCGGCGGCTTGTCGCCCGACGTTACGTAGTACGGCCGGTACAGGTCATCGGCGTCGGTAACGACCTCGGCGGAATTGCGGTTGAAGCCGGGCTTGCCCAGCGAGCGGGCCAGCACACCCTCGTCCGAGGCCATCCACCGGATGCCGCCATTGGCCACGATGCCCACGATCTCCTGGGCGACCGAGCCTTCCGCAGGCCACATGCCGGCGGGCGGCCGCCCGAAGTGCGCCTCGTACAGTTCAATCCCCTTCGCCAACTGGGCCACGGCGTCCTGGCCCCACGTGAAGCGAGTCGGCAGCGGCAATTTAGGCGCGGCCTGGAGCGCCAAATTCGTGTCCACCAGGAGCGGCAGGATCGGGTGGGCGTAGGGGGTCATGGTGATCTCAATCTGCCCGGCCTCTTGCAGTTTCTTGTGGATGGGGATGACCTCCTTGACCAGGCGCAGGTGCTCGGCGAACAGAACCTTCTTGTCGTCCTCGGAGAAATTGGCCGCCTTCTCGTTGAGCGACTTCAGCGGCTCCTGCGCCAGCCAGTCGGGATCGGTCCATGCCAGGTTGAACAGCACCTGCAAGTCGCGCCACTCGGCCTCGGTCCAGCGGGCGATGGTGGCATCCAGCCCCGTGTCGCTGAGGTCGGTGCCGCGATCGTCCAGCAACTGCTGGTAGCGCGGGAAGCGGGCGATGATCTTGCGGTTGATGTCAAAGAAGCGCTGGAGCAT encodes the following:
- a CDS encoding type II toxin-antitoxin system HicB family antitoxin is translated as MARAFNVIIERDSEGYYVASVPELRGCHTQAKSLDTLMKRIREAIELCLEVEGQEMEPREFVGVQRLLVEI
- a CDS encoding type II toxin-antitoxin system HicA family toxin, with protein sequence MKRLPRITGQRLIAALLKAGFQVVRVKGSHHFLRHPDGRSTVVPVHRGEVIGPGLMSQILRDCEMTPEQLTELL
- a CDS encoding glycoside hydrolase; this translates as MKRRLSILSLLLILAMLLGACGPKATPTPTTAPTQPPATAVPPTATPAPEPLYLAIIWHQHQPLYYKDQAANMYMKPWVRVHATKDYVDMAAMLEQYPNIHVTFNLTPTLIRQLDDIAAGAKDKYWVIAEKPANQLTVDDKKFMLQRFFDINRKIIARFPRYQQLLDDRGTDLSDTGLDATIARWTEAEWRDLQVLFNLAWTDPDWLAQEPLKSLNEKAANFSEDDKKVLFAEHLRLVKEVIPIHKKLQEAGQIEITMTPYAHPILPLLVDTNLALQAAPKLPLPTRFTWGQDAVAQLAKGIELYEAHFGRPPAGMWPAEGSVAQEIVGIVANGGIRWMASDEGVLARSLGKPGFNRNSAEVVTDADDLYRPYYVTSGDKPPVLMVFRDVVISDKVGFTYSGSSGKAAAQDFMNRLRNIASRLKEEGKPGPHLVTVILDGENAWEYYPNDGKEFLHTLYQLLSEAKDIKTVTPSEYMKMYPDQRKIEKLWAGSWISADFTTWIGEEEENLAWDYLGKVRADLQKYISGIRQTTPEKLARALDFMYAAEGSDWFWWYGADQSSGDDAGFDEMFRRTLMDVYNAVDATPPDFLYVPIIAKPPQPPTKAVEGLFTPLVDGKAGKEEWATAGYYAVVAGAMARANDVITDLYYGFDAKNIYIRLDAKADWASLSPDTYVGIYLSAPGAAAFNSFSRYGAKQEPRTLLGFGAAYELAAHFKDGQLAGTLARAKGDNTWESPKDLTTLASQGGVLEIAVPYDLLGKFDAGDVINFRVVVALNGADAQIVPSEGVAKVVVPDLGLVTNVLEVEDPVGDDHGPGTYTYATDPVFGPGAFDIKKFMVGYDDNNVVFKFEMNGPVENVWGSPNGLSVQTFDIYVDKDGKAGSGARLLLPGRNAAVSADEAWDFVIWAEGWTPGIYKAGADGKPEKIDGAQFQILADPAQRKVTIRVPKDILGDDPQNWAFLAVVCGQEGYPATGVWRIRDVNPKAEQWRFGGGPQDTNHTRIMDVVWPADAKPTQEEMLSAYTPSTETNMDKLGPDDFAQLKMLKAK